The Bacillota bacterium genome includes the window CAGCTCCGCCAGCGCCTGAAACAGATCGTCGAAGAACTCGCCGCCCCGGGCGTCGCTCACGAGGGCCGCCCGCTCGATGCGGCCGGATTGCTGGCAGAGTTCGGCGAACGTGGGAATCAAGGCCGGCGGCAGGTTATCCACGCAGAAAAAGCCCAGATCCTCCAGGGCTCTCATGGCTTCGGTCTTGCCGGCCCCTGACAGCCCCGTGACGATGACGAAAACAGGCCTGGCAGGCCCTGTAAGCCTTTCGGCCGCCGCGGCTGGGCTCACTTCCATTGCCGGCCTTCTCCCAGCATCCCGCCCCTTTGGCTACCCTATCTTATCACGGCCGCCCGCCCGCAGCCCGGAACACCACCCGGCCGGCCACCACCGCCGCGCGCACGTCGAGTGTCACAGCATCCAGCACCGCCACGTCGCCCCAGGCCCCCGGCTTCAGCGTCCCGGCCCGCCCGCCAAGGCCAACTGCGGCGGCCGGAACCCGGCTCGCCATGCCCACGGCTTCGGGGAGGGGCACCCCCACCGCCTGCACCATGCGGCGCACCAGCTCCCCCAGCCCCTGAATGCTGCCGGCCAGAGTGCCGTCCGGCATCCGGCAGGCTCCGCCCCTCACCTCCACTTCGAACTCACCCAGCCGGAAGCGCCCCTCCCCGAGCCCCGCAGGCGCGAGCGCGTCGGTGATCAGCGCGATGCCCCGGGCCCCCCGGGCCCGGTACGCAACCTTCAGGGCGGCGGGGTGGACGTGCACGCCGTCTGCGATGAGCTGGGCGACGACACGGTCGTCGGACAGCGCCGCCCCGGCGAGGCCCGGCGTCCGGTGGTGAAACGGCGCCATCCCGTTGAAGAGGTGCGTCACCTGGCTCGCCCCCGCCCGAACGGCCTGCTCCAGCCGCTCCCCCTCGACGGACGAATGGCCAACGGATACGGCCACGCCCCGGGCCGTGAGCCACCGGATCGCCTCGATGCTTCCAGGGCGTTCGGGGGCGATGGTCACAAGGCGCAGCATGGGCCGGCCGTCCACGGAGGAGGCCTCGAAGAGCTCCTCCAGTTCCTGGATGGAGGGGTCGCGCATGTACGAAGGGTTTTGCGCGCCCTTGCGC containing:
- the nagA gene encoding N-acetylglucosamine-6-phosphate deacetylase is translated as MSGRALVVENGTLVEPFELLVPDACVIIEDGAVSFAGPRRDAPRRADGPARLDARGGYITPGFVDIHVHGGGGSDTMDASPDGLRLMTIAHARAGTTSLLCTTVTAPLEDLVRAERAVVEAARRQQAWWAEGEGEGDSSQAPGGAGSRGSADWGPGWGARIAGIHLEGPYLNPERKGAQNPSYMRDPSIQELEELFEASSVDGRPMLRLVTIAPERPGSIEAIRWLTARGVAVSVGHSSVEGERLEQAVRAGASQVTHLFNGMAPFHHRTPGLAGAALSDDRVVAQLIADGVHVHPAALKVAYRARGARGIALITDALAPAGLGEGRFRLGEFEVEVRGGACRMPDGTLAGSIQGLGELVRRMVQAVGVPLPEAVGMASRVPAAAVGLGGRAGTLKPGAWGDVAVLDAVTLDVRAAVVAGRVVFRAAGGRP